The following are encoded together in the candidate division WOR-3 bacterium genome:
- a CDS encoding rubrerythrin family protein: MRVKGTKTEINLLKSFAGESQARNRYDFFSKQAKKEGFEKIAAIFEETARQEKEHAKRFFKFLEGGPLEITAIFPAGKIGTTKENLLLSAEGELEEHSILYPEFAGTAEKEGFNEIALVWKNISVAEKFHEKRYRQLHSDIDKMFCKPEKVEWRCLNCGFIHEGKEAPQKCPACDHPQAWFEKL; the protein is encoded by the coding sequence GTGAGAGTCAAAGGAACTAAAACGGAAATCAACCTTTTGAAATCTTTTGCCGGAGAATCTCAGGCCCGTAATCGTTACGATTTTTTTTCAAAACAGGCCAAGAAAGAAGGCTTTGAAAAAATAGCGGCAATATTCGAAGAGACCGCCCGCCAGGAAAAAGAGCACGCGAAAAGATTTTTCAAATTCCTCGAAGGCGGTCCCCTTGAAATTACCGCAATATTTCCCGCCGGTAAAATAGGCACGACTAAAGAAAACCTTCTGTTGTCGGCGGAAGGCGAACTCGAAGAACATTCAATTCTATATCCGGAATTTGCCGGAACAGCTGAAAAAGAGGGCTTCAATGAAATCGCCCTGGTCTGGAAGAACATTTCAGTCGCGGAAAAATTCCACGAAAAAAGATACAGACAGCTCCATTCAGACATAGACAAAATGTTCTGCAAACCCGAGAAAGTGGAGTGGAGGTGTCTGAACTGCGGATTTATTCACGAAGGAAAAGAAGCACCTCAAAAATGCCCTGCGTGCGACCATCCTCAGGCATGGTTCGAAAAGCTATGA
- a CDS encoding transcriptional repressor — MGRKRSYSNILLDLLSKTDFHPSAKEIYTLLKPFYKKLSLASVYRNLDYLVESGDILKIKALDGSERYDGNNFPHGHFVCLKCGSIIDFNISPNNEIFSDIKNNYKIKRRSVLAEGYCPVCSMSEKEE, encoded by the coding sequence GTGGGAAGAAAAAGAAGCTATTCAAATATATTGTTGGATTTGTTGAGTAAAACAGATTTTCATCCATCGGCAAAAGAAATTTACACTCTTTTAAAACCTTTCTATAAAAAACTCAGTCTTGCTTCAGTTTACAGAAATCTCGATTATCTTGTTGAAAGCGGCGACATACTAAAAATCAAGGCATTGGACGGTTCTGAAAGGTACGACGGAAACAATTTTCCTCACGGTCATTTCGTATGCCTGAAATGCGGGTCCATAATCGATTTTAATATCAGTCCCAACAATGAAATTTTTTCTGACATAAAAAACAATTATAAAATCAAAAGACGCTCTGTTCTCGCAGAGGGCTATTGCCCGGTCTGTTCCATGTCTGAAAAAGAAGAATGA
- a CDS encoding KamA family radical SAM protein yields MEKETRVAEETEPPNSQKETLQNEETEPPSQKTREDYGYYGVDEYLTALAAYSKKEHGYGRIPSKRLKFIKNYFPDISISEWNDWKWQIKNSVKSAEELSKFVNLTEEEFAFIEKNQSILPLRVTPYYASLLAGTTLANPLTRSVVPIADETVFSPDEENDPLSEELQSPVENLVHRYPDRVLFLVTGFCSTYCRYCTRSRYVGENHKCENRNRTHENAFEYIKNHKEIRDVIISGGDPLTLPDETLEKIVSRIRQIPHVEIIRIGTKVPAVLPQRITSNLIKTLKKFNPLYINIHFTHPEEITEETAAACRRLADGGFPLGSQTVLLKGINDSPLILKELFHKLLAARVRPYYLYQCDKVLGTSHFRTEIEEGIEIIKQLRGFTSGLAMPNYIVDLPKGGGKIALLPNYVKKEEKGNYTFCNFKGDTYGY; encoded by the coding sequence GTGGAAAAAGAAACAAGAGTTGCGGAAGAAACAGAACCTCCCAATTCGCAGAAAGAGACTTTACAAAATGAAGAGACCGAACCTCCCTCGCAAAAAACACGGGAAGACTACGGTTATTACGGCGTAGACGAGTATCTGACCGCTCTTGCGGCCTATTCCAAGAAAGAGCACGGATACGGAAGAATACCTTCCAAAAGACTTAAATTCATAAAAAATTATTTCCCCGATATCAGCATCTCTGAATGGAACGACTGGAAATGGCAGATCAAAAACAGCGTTAAATCTGCCGAAGAGCTTTCTAAATTCGTCAATCTGACGGAAGAGGAATTCGCATTCATAGAAAAAAATCAGAGCATTTTACCCCTGAGAGTAACGCCTTATTACGCGAGCCTTCTTGCGGGAACAACATTGGCCAACCCTTTGACCCGCTCTGTGGTGCCGATCGCCGACGAAACTGTTTTCTCTCCGGACGAGGAGAACGATCCGCTTTCCGAGGAACTTCAGAGTCCTGTCGAAAACCTGGTTCACAGGTATCCTGACAGGGTTTTGTTTCTCGTTACCGGTTTCTGTTCGACATACTGCAGGTACTGTACGAGATCGAGATATGTCGGAGAAAACCACAAATGCGAAAACAGGAACAGGACCCACGAAAATGCTTTTGAATACATAAAAAATCACAAAGAGATCAGGGACGTCATAATATCCGGCGGAGATCCGCTGACGTTGCCCGACGAGACGCTTGAAAAAATTGTGTCAAGAATAAGACAGATTCCTCACGTCGAGATAATCAGAATCGGGACAAAAGTGCCCGCTGTTCTTCCTCAGAGGATTACGTCAAATCTGATAAAGACGCTGAAAAAATTCAATCCTCTTTACATAAACATTCACTTCACTCATCCGGAAGAGATTACTGAGGAGACTGCAGCTGCATGCAGACGCCTTGCAGACGGCGGATTTCCTTTGGGAAGTCAGACGGTTTTGCTGAAGGGTATCAATGACTCGCCTCTCATACTTAAGGAGCTCTTTCACAAACTTCTCGCCGCAAGGGTCAGGCCTTACTATCTCTACCAATGTGACAAGGTTTTGGGAACCTCTCATTTCAGAACTGAAATAGAAGAAGGTATTGAAATCATTAAACAGCTCAGAGGCTTCACGAGCGGTTTGGCTATGCCGAATTATATAGTCGATTTGCCTAAAGGCGGCGGAAAAATTGCCCTTCTGCCGAATTACGTCAAAAAGGAAGAAAAAGGCAATTACACATTCTGTAATTTCAAGGGCGATACATACGGGTACTGA
- a CDS encoding ATP-grasp domain-containing protein — protein MIVGMTYDLRDEYLAEGYSPEDTAELDSQVTITGIENALKLPGHEVRRIGSVKKLIKALSNGETWDIVFNISEGIKGTGREALVPAILDHFQIPYTFSGPLVMTTTLDKPTAKIIAQKASIPTPDFFVVQDEKDILDKAGKLKYPLFVKPAAEGSGKGVSVTSIVRNREELLNECSRLKNLFRQPVLVEEYLSGREYTTAVVDGPQGIEIIGTAEVIFNENAEGGIYSYSNKEKYETRVSYEIQTGEKERECAELAKKVWDAFSCMDCARIDFRENENGKIEFLEINPLPGLNPMRSDLPIIAGKVNLDYNDLIVKILDSAINRTFKKEQK, from the coding sequence ATGATTGTAGGCATGACTTACGATCTAAGGGATGAATACCTTGCTGAAGGCTATTCTCCTGAGGACACTGCTGAACTCGACAGTCAAGTGACGATAACGGGTATTGAAAATGCCCTCAAATTGCCGGGTCACGAAGTAAGACGCATAGGCAGTGTTAAAAAACTTATAAAAGCTCTCTCAAACGGCGAGACATGGGACATTGTGTTCAATATCTCGGAAGGCATAAAAGGAACAGGCAGAGAGGCTTTGGTGCCCGCCATTCTCGATCACTTCCAGATCCCTTACACATTTTCCGGGCCGCTCGTGATGACGACAACACTCGACAAACCAACGGCAAAAATAATCGCCCAAAAAGCTTCGATTCCGACGCCGGATTTTTTTGTCGTCCAGGATGAAAAAGATATCTTGGATAAGGCTGGAAAATTGAAATACCCTTTGTTCGTCAAACCTGCGGCAGAGGGCTCTGGTAAAGGCGTGTCCGTCACATCTATCGTCAGAAACCGCGAAGAACTTCTGAATGAATGTTCGAGGCTGAAAAATCTTTTCAGACAGCCCGTCCTTGTGGAAGAGTATTTGAGCGGAAGAGAATACACCACCGCGGTAGTTGACGGACCACAGGGCATTGAAATAATAGGCACCGCAGAAGTGATTTTCAATGAAAACGCCGAAGGCGGCATTTATTCATATTCTAACAAGGAAAAATACGAGACCAGAGTCAGTTACGAAATCCAAACGGGCGAAAAGGAAAGAGAATGCGCTGAACTCGCTAAAAAAGTCTGGGACGCTTTTTCGTGCATGGATTGCGCGAGGATTGATTTCAGGGAGAACGAAAACGGGAAAATCGAATTTTTAGAGATAAATCCCTTGCCCGGCCTGAATCCCATGCGTTCTGATCTGCCCATAATTGCAGGAAAAGTTAATTTGGATTATAATGACTTGATAGTTAAAATATTGGATAGCGCAATAAACAGAACTTTTAAAAAGGAACAAAAATGA
- a CDS encoding DUF3887 domain-containing protein — MKICRLTFVFTILSLIFSCSKKPVETETKDLQKFAIELVEFVDAGDYENASAMFDSAMTEVFHEEMMNQSWQVIEAKFGEIGELIESRTESVDGYDIVFLIYNFTKSKVEVKVVFDSEQKVAGFFAYPLEVSAIKPLPAYIDTSAFTEKLIEIGEGEWVLPGTYTIPKNTEKFPVVILVHGSGPNDRNETMGPNKPFRDIAWGLASAGIGVLRYDKRTYIYPEKVIEMYDELTLEDETIDDALSAVGYLLKNTWIDSSSIYIAGHSLGAMAIPAIASRVPNLGGFIIMAGNTRKLEELTLEQVNYIFGLDSFTKEESLYIDTLKAKIANIKMVSEDTVISPEDLPFGVSQVYWAYLENYDQLAEAGKIKKPVLVIQGERDYQVTMVDFAGWKSKLGHLGNFSFKSYPYLNHLFMEGEGRSTPEEYMIPNYVSGEVISDIIDWIKTIEQK; from the coding sequence ATGAAAATCTGTCGCCTGACATTTGTATTTACGATTCTTTCGTTAATTTTTTCCTGTTCCAAAAAGCCTGTCGAAACAGAGACAAAAGACCTGCAAAAATTCGCCATCGAACTCGTCGAATTCGTCGATGCTGGCGATTACGAAAATGCATCGGCGATGTTCGATTCTGCGATGACTGAAGTATTCCATGAAGAAATGATGAACCAGTCCTGGCAAGTAATTGAAGCCAAATTCGGGGAAATCGGAGAACTCATCGAATCGAGAACGGAATCCGTTGACGGATACGACATTGTTTTTCTGATATACAATTTCACAAAATCAAAGGTTGAAGTAAAGGTCGTTTTCGATTCCGAACAAAAAGTTGCCGGATTTTTCGCATATCCTTTGGAGGTTTCGGCTATAAAGCCTCTGCCAGCCTACATAGACACGTCAGCGTTCACTGAAAAATTAATTGAAATAGGCGAAGGGGAGTGGGTTTTGCCCGGAACCTACACGATTCCGAAAAACACAGAGAAATTCCCGGTTGTCATTCTCGTTCACGGCTCTGGACCCAACGACAGGAACGAGACGATGGGACCAAACAAACCTTTCAGGGACATAGCGTGGGGTCTCGCGTCAGCCGGTATAGGCGTTTTGAGATACGACAAGAGGACTTATATCTATCCTGAAAAAGTGATTGAAATGTACGACGAATTGACTCTGGAAGATGAAACGATTGACGACGCCTTGTCTGCCGTCGGGTATCTTTTAAAAAACACATGGATAGATTCTTCTTCGATTTATATTGCCGGACACAGTCTCGGAGCGATGGCAATCCCCGCCATAGCATCCAGGGTGCCAAACCTCGGTGGATTCATAATTATGGCCGGCAATACGAGAAAGCTTGAAGAACTGACACTCGAGCAGGTGAACTACATATTCGGACTCGATTCTTTCACTAAAGAAGAAAGCCTGTACATTGACACTCTTAAAGCAAAAATAGCCAATATCAAAATGGTTTCCGAAGACACTGTAATATCGCCGGAGGATTTGCCTTTCGGCGTTTCTCAGGTTTATTGGGCTTATCTGGAGAATTACGATCAGTTGGCCGAAGCCGGAAAAATAAAAAAGCCGGTACTCGTAATCCAGGGCGAAAGGGATTATCAGGTTACGATGGTGGATTTTGCCGGCTGGAAGTCAAAACTCGGGCATCTCGGGAATTTTTCTTTCAAATCATATCCTTATCTCAACCACCTTTTCATGGAAGGTGAAGGCAGGAGCACACCTGAGGAATATATGATTCCGAATTACGTTTCAGGCGAAGTCATTTCTGATATAATTGACTGGATAAAGACAATAGAGCAAAAATAA
- a CDS encoding DUF4126 domain-containing protein, with the protein MHIVLGVLIGIGLSASCGFRVFVPFLVMSIAAKAGFLTLSPGFVWVSSTPALIAFAVATVLEIAAYYVPVIDNILDSAAMPISFVAGAVVTASCAVEVHPFLKWTMAVIAGGGAALTISAATSFIRGVSTTVTGGSANAVINTGETVFSAVMSVLSIVMPVFALATLMVLVIVAVAIIKRRRSKNEKKCEESLIKL; encoded by the coding sequence TTGCACATTGTTTTGGGTGTTCTGATAGGCATAGGTCTCAGCGCTTCCTGCGGTTTCAGGGTTTTCGTGCCTTTTCTTGTGATGAGCATAGCTGCCAAAGCCGGTTTTCTTACTCTGTCGCCGGGATTTGTCTGGGTTTCTTCGACCCCGGCTTTGATCGCTTTTGCGGTGGCGACTGTACTTGAGATAGCGGCGTATTACGTTCCTGTTATTGACAACATTCTCGACTCGGCGGCAATGCCGATTTCATTCGTCGCGGGAGCCGTGGTGACGGCATCGTGCGCTGTCGAAGTTCATCCGTTTTTAAAATGGACAATGGCCGTCATAGCCGGAGGCGGAGCCGCGCTTACGATTTCAGCGGCGACTTCTTTCATAAGAGGGGTTTCGACTACGGTCACAGGAGGATCCGCCAACGCCGTTATCAACACTGGCGAAACGGTTTTCTCCGCCGTGATGTCTGTTCTGTCAATAGTGATGCCTGTATTCGCTCTTGCGACTCTTATGGTTCTCGTCATAGTAGCCGTGGCAATAATAAAAAGAAGACGGAGTAAAAACGAAAAAAAATGTGAAGAGTCGCTAATCAAACTTTGA
- a CDS encoding GlsB/YeaQ/YmgE family stress response membrane protein: protein MNFIVWVIFGGIAGWIASLIMGNKKQGCLINIIVGVLGAFIGGFIMKFITGDVFSFSFSLKSFGVAVIGSLVLLILVGIGRKGK, encoded by the coding sequence ATGAACTTCATTGTGTGGGTAATTTTTGGCGGGATAGCCGGCTGGATTGCAAGTCTCATAATGGGAAATAAAAAACAGGGATGCCTGATAAACATTATCGTCGGCGTTCTCGGCGCTTTCATCGGCGGTTTCATAATGAAATTTATCACTGGTGACGTGTTTTCTTTCAGTTTCAGCTTAAAAAGCTTCGGAGTCGCAGTAATAGGATCTCTCGTGCTTCTTATTTTGGTCGGAATAGGAAGAAAGGGCAAATAA